In Vigna angularis cultivar LongXiaoDou No.4 chromosome 8, ASM1680809v1, whole genome shotgun sequence, one DNA window encodes the following:
- the LOC108346073 gene encoding alcohol dehydrogenase-like 6 isoform X1, giving the protein MAPSTSQVITCKAAVAWGAGEPLVMEEVEVSPPQPMEIRIKVVSTSLCRSDLSAWESHAIFPRIFGHEASGIVESVGLGVTEFKEGDHVLTVFIGECMTCRQCTSGKSNVCQVLGLERRGLMHSDQKTRFSIKGKPVYHYCAVSSFSEYTVIHSGCAVKVSPHAPLEKICLLSCGVAAGLGAAWNVADVSKGSTVVIFGLGTVGLSVAQAAKLRGASRIIGVDNNPQKCENAKAFGVTEVVDPNSCEEPIAQVIKRITDGGADFSFECVGDTDMITTALQSCCDGWGLTVTLGVPKAKPEMSAHYGLLLMGRTLKGSLFGGWKPKSDLPSLVEKYVNKEIKIDDYITHNLPFDDINKAFNLMKEGKCLRCVIHMQR; this is encoded by the exons ATGGCACCCTCAACCTCTCAAGTCATCACCTGCAAAG CTGCAGTGGCATGGGGAGCTGGGGAGCCACTGGtgatggaggaagtggaggtgAGCCCTCCCCAACCAATGGAAATTAGGATTAAGGTTGTCTCCACCTCTCTCTGCCGTAGTGATCTCTCTGCTTGGGAATCTCAT GCCATATTTCCTCGCATATTTGGCCATGAAGCATCAGG GATTGTTGAGAGTGTGGGACTAGGAGTGACTGAATTCAAAGAGGGTGACCATGTGCTAACAGTATTCATTGGAGAATGCATGACATGCAGACAGTGTACATCTGGAAAAAGTAACGTTTGTCAAGTTTTAGGATTGGAAAGAAGGGGTTTAATGCACAGTGATCAGAAGACACGCTTCTCAATAAAAGGGAAGCCTGTTTATCATTATTGTGCTGTTTCAAGTTTCAGTGAATATACAGTAATCCATTCTGGATGTGCAGTGAAAGTCAGCCCTCATGCACCTCTTGAGAAAATTTGTCTTCTGAGCTGTGGGGTTGCTGCAG GTCTGGGTGCAGCATGGAATGTTGCCGATGTGTCAAAAGGATCAACTGTGGTGATTTTTGGTCTTGGAACTGTAGGCCTATCC GTTGCTCAAGCTGCAAAACTAAGAGGTGCATCTAGAATAATTGGTGTTGACAACAACCCACAGAAGTGTGAAAATG CTAAGGCTTTTGGGGTTACAGAAGTTGTTGACCCGAATTCCTGTGAAGAACCTATTGCTCAG GTTATTAAGCGGATTACTGACGGCGGAGCAGATTTCTCTTTTGAATGTGTTGGTGATACTGATATGATAACCACTGCATTGCAGTCATGCTGTGAC GGGTGGGGTTTGACTGTAACACTTGGGGTGCCAAAGGCGAAGCCTGAGATGTCAGCTCATTATGGACTACTACTAATGGGAAGAACATTGAAAGGATCTCTATTTGGAGGATGGAAACCAAAATCTGATCTTCCTTCGTTAGTAGAGAAGTATGTCAACAAG GAAATCAAGATTGATGACTACATAACACACAATTTGCCATTTGATGACATCAACAAAGCTTTCAATCTCATGAAGGAAGGAAAGTGTCTGCGTTGTGTTATCCACATGCAAAGATAA
- the LOC108346073 gene encoding alcohol dehydrogenase-like 6 isoform X2, which yields MTCRQCTSGKSNVCQVLGLERRGLMHSDQKTRFSIKGKPVYHYCAVSSFSEYTVIHSGCAVKVSPHAPLEKICLLSCGVAAGLGAAWNVADVSKGSTVVIFGLGTVGLSVAQAAKLRGASRIIGVDNNPQKCENAKAFGVTEVVDPNSCEEPIAQVIKRITDGGADFSFECVGDTDMITTALQSCCDGWGLTVTLGVPKAKPEMSAHYGLLLMGRTLKGSLFGGWKPKSDLPSLVEKYVNKEIKIDDYITHNLPFDDINKAFNLMKEGKCLRCVIHMQR from the exons ATGACATGCAGACAGTGTACATCTGGAAAAAGTAACGTTTGTCAAGTTTTAGGATTGGAAAGAAGGGGTTTAATGCACAGTGATCAGAAGACACGCTTCTCAATAAAAGGGAAGCCTGTTTATCATTATTGTGCTGTTTCAAGTTTCAGTGAATATACAGTAATCCATTCTGGATGTGCAGTGAAAGTCAGCCCTCATGCACCTCTTGAGAAAATTTGTCTTCTGAGCTGTGGGGTTGCTGCAG GTCTGGGTGCAGCATGGAATGTTGCCGATGTGTCAAAAGGATCAACTGTGGTGATTTTTGGTCTTGGAACTGTAGGCCTATCC GTTGCTCAAGCTGCAAAACTAAGAGGTGCATCTAGAATAATTGGTGTTGACAACAACCCACAGAAGTGTGAAAATG CTAAGGCTTTTGGGGTTACAGAAGTTGTTGACCCGAATTCCTGTGAAGAACCTATTGCTCAG GTTATTAAGCGGATTACTGACGGCGGAGCAGATTTCTCTTTTGAATGTGTTGGTGATACTGATATGATAACCACTGCATTGCAGTCATGCTGTGAC GGGTGGGGTTTGACTGTAACACTTGGGGTGCCAAAGGCGAAGCCTGAGATGTCAGCTCATTATGGACTACTACTAATGGGAAGAACATTGAAAGGATCTCTATTTGGAGGATGGAAACCAAAATCTGATCTTCCTTCGTTAGTAGAGAAGTATGTCAACAAG GAAATCAAGATTGATGACTACATAACACACAATTTGCCATTTGATGACATCAACAAAGCTTTCAATCTCATGAAGGAAGGAAAGTGTCTGCGTTGTGTTATCCACATGCAAAGATAA